DNA from Mobula birostris isolate sMobBir1 unplaced genomic scaffold, sMobBir1.hap1 scaffold_922, whole genome shotgun sequence:
caaggcttattgagaaagtaaggaggcatgggatccaaggggacattgctttgtggactcagaactggcttgcccacagaaggcaaagagtggttgtagacgggtcatattctgcatggaggccggtgaccagtggtgtgcctcagggatctgttctgggacccctactcttcgggatttttataaatgaccaggatgaggaagtggagggataggttagtaagtttgctgatgacacaaaggttgggggtgttgtggatagtgtggagggctgtcagaggttacagcgggacattgataggatgcaaaactgggctgagaagtggcagatggagttcaacccagataagtgtgaggtggttcattttggtaggtcaaatatgatggcagaatatagtagtaatggtaagactcttggcagtgtggaggatctctctcccgccttctcccccaaaaacccacgcatcacactaacttacagacacacagaacctgtaacataatccaaacaaactgctagcgggaggactttctcagcagttaacataacaaggaagccctttcaattataacataacaaagaagccatttgatagaacatagaatagtacagcacagtacaggcccttcagcccacaatgttgtgccgatcctcaaaccctgcctcccatataaccccccaccttaaattcctccatatacctgtctagtagtctcttaaacttcactaatgtatctgcctccaccactgactcaggcagtgcattccacgcaccaaccactctctgagtaaaaaaccttcctctaatatcccccttgaacttcccacccctcaccttaaagccatgtcctcttgtattgagcagtggtgccctggggaagaggcgctggctatccactctatttattcctcttattatcttgtacacctctatcatgtctcctctcatcctccttctctccaaagagtaaagccctagctcccttaatctctgatcataatgcatactctctaaaccaggcagcatcctggtaaatctcctctgtaccctttccaatgcttccacatccttcctatagtgaggcgactagaactggacacagtactccaagtgtggcctgaccagagttttatagagcatcgcgactcttaaactctatccctcgacttatgaaagctaacgccccataagctttcttaactaccctatccagctgtgaggcaactttcagggatctgtggacatgtacccccagatccctctgctcctccacactaccaagtaccctgccatttactttaattagactacgcagtaacataaaagaggaATCTCCTTGCTTAACTTACCTACCGCACGAGGCAGTGTTTGTAGCCCTGTATTATTTAATATTGTGATGAGTGATATTTTCTCTGAGACCCTGCATAGGCTGTCCAAATTTAAAACAACACTACTGGAAAATagaggtaaacaacaggaattctgcagatgctggaaattcaagcaacacacatcaaagttgctggtgaaacgcagcaggccaggcagcatctccaggaagaggtgcagtcgacgtttcaggccgagacccttcgtcaggactaactgaaggaagagtgagtaagggatttgaaagttggagggggagatccaacttttaaatcccttactcactcttccttcagttagtcctgacgaagggtctcggcctgaaacgtcgactgcacctcttcctggaaaACTAAGTGATCTGGCCTTGCCGTATAGTCAGGAGGGTTCGACGGTGGGTCGAGATGCCCCGGGTCGGAAGGCGAACAGCACGCCGTGCACACGAAGGTCAGCTCGTACCGAAGTCGGCCGCCGTCGCTCACCGGTGTCTCGTGTCGCCCTTCCTTGCAGGTCGGACGCGGCGGCGAGCCGGGGGAGGGGGCCGCGGAGATGCCGTTCGCCTGCTCGGACTGCGGGAGGAGATTCACCCAGTCGTCGCACCTCCTGGCGCACCAGTCGGCCCACACGGGCAGGAAGCCCTTCGCCTGCCCCGACTGCGGCAAGGGGTTCACCCGGGCCGCCTACCTCCGGCGGCACCAGTCGGCGCACACCGGGAGGAAGCCCTTCGCCTGCTCCGACTGCGAGAAGGGCTTCACCCGCTCCTCCGACCTGCTGGCCCACCAGTCGGTGCACACCGGCGAGCGGCCCTTCCCCTGCCCGGAGTGCGGGAAGGCCTTCagccagtccttccagctgaaggTCCACCGGCGGGTCCACACCGGCGAGCGGCCCTTCCCCTGCCCCGAGTGCGGGAGGGCCTTCAGCCAATCGTCCCACCTGCAGAGGCACCGGCGCCTGCACTCGGGCGAGCGGCCGTTCGTCTGCCCGGACTGCGGCAAAGGGTTCATCTGGTCCTTCGAGCTGAGGCTTCACCGGCGGCTCCACAGCGGCCCGCTGCCCTTCGCCTGCCCCGACTGCGCCAAGGGCTTCGCCCGCTCCTTCGAGCTGACGCTGCACCGGCGGGTCCACACCGGCGAGCGGCCGTTCGCCTGCCCCGAGTGCGGCCGGCGCTTCACGCAGCTCTCCAACCTGCAGACGCACCGGACGGtgcacaccggggagaggccctACCCCTGCTCGGAGTGCGGGAAGGCCTTCGCCCGCTCCTCCCACCTGGTGGCCCACTACCGGGTCCACACCGGCGAGCGGACGAAATgagacccccccaccacccacccgcCGCGGCCGTCCTCCGAAtctgggggcggtggggggggggggaatgagagCTCCGGGGGGTGTCTCCTGAGAAGTAAATTAGGCCCCCTTTCCAAACCCTGCCGCAGCTGTCCGTGAATCTTAACCACACACCCGGAGCCCAGCCTCGATGTCCTTTCCACAGCGGTCCTTTTAAATCCAACCCCTGCGCCAACGTGCGGGGCGGCGAGCTTGCCCGTGAATTCCCCGGGCGCGACTTCTTCCCGCGGGACCGAGGACGGCGAGGAGCGGGAGTCTTATTTTCAAAGTGGACTCGCAGCGTGTCTCTCCGTGCTCGACCCCCGGGAGAGAGAGATTCGTTTTCTTCCGGGCAGACTCGACAAATGCAATGACCGCGATAGAATTCACCCACAGGGCGGACGACACAGTGCccacaaacaaaaataaattaataaatgagCTGTAAGCATCGAGGATGTGAGACGGACAGTCCTtaagagtgagtctgtaggttgtgggaacgtttcagtgacagggcgagtgaagttatcccctctactTCAAGAggccgatggttgaggggtgataattgtccctgaacctggtggtgtgggtactgaggctcctgtccctccttcctgatggttgaggggtgataactgtccctgaacctggtggtgtgggtcctgaggctcttgtacctccttcctgatggttgaggggtgataactgttcctgaacctggtggtgtgggtcctgaggctcctgtacctccttcctgatggttgaggggtgataactgtccctgaacctggtggtgtgggtcctgaggctcctgtacctccttcctgatggttgaggggtgataactgttcctgaacctggtggtgcgggtcctgaggctcctgtacctccttcctgatggttgaggggtgataactgtccctgaacctggtggtgtgggtcctgaggctcctgtccctccttcctgatggttgaggggtgatacctgttcctgaacctggtggtgtgggtcctgaggctcctgtacttccttcctgatggttgaggggtgataactgtcactgaatctggtggtgtgggtcctgaggctcctgtccctccttccggatggttgaggggtgataactgttcctgaacctggtggtgtgggtcctgaggctcctgtacctccttcctgattgttgaggggtgataactgtccctgaacctggtggtgtgggtcctgaggctcctgtacctccttcctgattgttgaggggtgataactgtccctgaacctggtggtgtgggtcctgaggctcctgtacctccttcctgatggttgagaggtgataagtgttcctgaacctggtggtgtgggtcctgaggcttctgatggttgaggggtgataactgtccctgaacctggtggtgtgggtcctgaggctcctgtacctccttcctgatgtttgaggggtgataactgttcctgaacccggtggtgtgggtcctgaggctcctgtacctccttcctgatggttgaggagtgataactgtccctgaacctggtggtgtgggtcctgtatctccttcccgatggcagcagcg
Protein-coding regions in this window:
- the LOC140193844 gene encoding uncharacterized protein; translated protein: MRAADKGLGADRRQVGRGGEPGEGAAEMPFACSDCGRRFTQSSHLLAHQSAHTGRKPFACPDCGKGFTRAAYLRRHQSAHTGRKPFACSDCEKGFTRSSDLLAHQSVHTGERPFPCPECGKAFSQSFQLKVHRRVHTGERPFPCPECGRAFSQSSHLQRHRRLHSGERPFVCPDCGKGFIWSFELRLHRRLHSGPLPFACPDCAKGFARSFELTLHRRVHTGERPFACPECGRRFTQLSNLQTHRTVHTGERPYPCSECGKAFARSSHLVAHYRVHTGERTK